The following are encoded together in the Cloacibacillus sp. genome:
- a CDS encoding Ig-like domain-containing protein — protein MGNDEFAAELRARGGQSGETEYLLSEGLYRPTADDDRTKSFVLTDGVKLYGGWAREGDIWSRDTVKHQTVFTGDLASNDVFIIQAGYKDNTGNDNSLHVITAEGVGGGSKEAVLDGITVTGGYGRDGEGAGMRIVGCGGNLTISDCIFLNNATPGSRCGVAMYVKDSASLTVDGCKFEGNHAYASLGAGIYNDNSSYTIKNTLFTNNSVELTSGGGGIYNCNNSSGEILNCVFRENYIDIGTGGAGIYNVESSPLIKGCSFENNQVTGGTAIGSGERGGKGGAIYNEGSSPTIVECNFTGNAAASEYACGGAIYNTSYKAKPSLPVIEASTFEGNTVTADGSSAIAYGGAIFNMTDCSAKIASCEFIGNSARNGEGNTKAVSGGGIFNWSNSAEITACTFYGNSAKYGGGVYNYHSTLALSNCSFIENNVFGYGGGIYNNNAAPVVVNCTLSKNIAQYGPGIFNATSSCPILINTILWGDIDTSERSKEIYDNDHSEGYNSTLINCVVPANSCTPSTLTNDAITEDPGLGSLGDNGGPVRTVPISSEGSAYNSGLAPGVYDGYEVPSVDARGVRRRTSDIGAYAVGEYILEKTVASLDVAAGETFNVSQDTILTVSGGMSVAEGGKIVISGVKPRLVVNGAATGVFTLELPTEREINEVLSVGDGSRVTITAGSMEYEYADDIKRLVPVPKVVTAAPEALSLTVGEASAVSIDVSPAESYGTPSYSVDDISIASISNNIVAALHPGTAKVKAEWRYKTNGEEKSLPTAGIAVTVRAAQGRAEVTEAARTDGNGSGVITIGANTTEDFAIYDALRALYDEARLPEGITVGAKPITALSRDIELSSRDIFSDEAIERAIGEYWNLGAASAEKVCLVSVENTVGMEGKSVFAKIWRLLASFFGHGTGEYDGSEYLPVQANFTIAPSDIASLPTSVKEGLTADNLLERIDLFVLVRSGDTAEPAARSLNDVIGGGPEKYISVSGGVESGFEIKTRVVVFDQYGGVKDGAGAKWVQALGITSGDETREDNYFIVQDGRADREYTLCMAFAIREANSARLKLTIDGDLAESSRGWMLAASGGTETAYVGDAEVSLSEDIYTITLPEHPGYYLAVSADGAAALSPLSKDLKWGKAWEISAAYSIKPILNAEITVKSGTTDLEITGPSSVPFCELSAAPTPSDAAVKTVKWSTSDSSIVELDQNGKVTAVSGGAQGRSEAVVTAEITGIDGSVVSASKSVTVTAAYVIGDGESYTVDEDTALYSLALKGTGKINIADGARLTVKSGFTAESSSSLILNGGGALYIGGSASGAPRLTANDVSAVNITVGGANSLSFDEAIINGKTNVIIRPDGKGGYELKENVPVPAGEMIVTPDRANIITGGSQQLVAEIYPEDSTEREVTWTSSNQEIAAVDANGLVTADARNTGEAVITARTGNLTDTVKITVTARPAAAENIVLSTGSVNIYAGQEATVTAAVVPTTVADKEVSWTVADGSGTVSKVSSSGGMITIRGERVGTAVIEASKDGISAQCQIHVSATPPSVVPVSGITLSNQKLSVGISTTVTLSVQTVPADATGNLEWSLEDSAAGVLVTKPDGSVSFTAGTEAKSTDITAIFTAPDGKTVKTACNINIEDHSKPAKAIFKENDRPAENVLAVNTARSTTASEDITSETVKGQLVTDDKGMSKLSEPALAAALAAEKETVAVENIAPLPIVTARAPSAPGAELPAVILAIDISGGNMPYGSKKVDDLCYVKMNKEGCYEILGRVDSTSELKDGKWLIKELNEEGDILAGDAELDRGKSYQVEIAVLDNGLYDHNDEIGKITDPGALVTQTAAPAPPATKNGSGGCSAGFTWLLVFAALPVLLRRKK, from the coding sequence ATGGGGAACGATGAATTTGCCGCGGAGCTGCGGGCACGCGGCGGCCAGTCCGGCGAGACGGAATATCTCCTCTCTGAAGGGCTCTACAGACCGACTGCCGACGACGACAGGACAAAGTCTTTTGTACTCACCGACGGGGTCAAGCTATATGGAGGATGGGCTAGAGAGGGAGATATCTGGTCCCGGGACACGGTGAAACACCAGACGGTTTTCACCGGCGACCTTGCGAGCAATGACGTTTTTATTATCCAAGCGGGGTATAAAGACAATACGGGAAACGACAATTCATTGCATGTAATAACTGCCGAAGGTGTCGGGGGCGGCTCTAAAGAGGCGGTCCTGGACGGCATAACTGTCACTGGCGGTTATGGCAGAGACGGCGAGGGGGCTGGAATGCGTATCGTTGGCTGTGGCGGAAACCTGACGATATCTGACTGTATCTTTCTCAATAACGCCACGCCGGGGTCGCGCTGCGGAGTTGCCATGTATGTGAAAGATTCCGCTTCGCTTACCGTCGACGGATGTAAGTTTGAAGGGAATCATGCCTATGCATCCCTGGGGGCCGGGATCTATAACGATAATTCTTCCTATACCATAAAAAACACCCTGTTTACGAATAACTCCGTTGAATTGACATCGGGCGGCGGCGGCATTTACAACTGCAATAATTCGTCTGGCGAGATATTGAACTGCGTCTTCCGTGAAAACTATATCGATATCGGCACCGGCGGAGCCGGCATATACAACGTGGAATCTTCCCCCTTGATAAAGGGCTGCTCCTTCGAAAATAATCAGGTCACGGGCGGGACAGCCATCGGCTCCGGCGAACGCGGCGGCAAGGGCGGCGCGATATATAACGAAGGCTCGTCGCCCACGATAGTGGAATGTAATTTTACCGGCAATGCTGCGGCCAGCGAATATGCCTGCGGCGGCGCTATATATAACACATCATATAAAGCGAAACCATCTCTGCCGGTCATTGAGGCCAGCACCTTTGAAGGCAATACCGTAACCGCCGACGGGAGCAGTGCTATCGCCTATGGAGGTGCGATATTCAATATGACGGACTGCTCCGCGAAAATAGCTTCCTGTGAGTTCATCGGAAACAGCGCGCGAAATGGCGAAGGCAATACAAAAGCGGTAAGTGGCGGAGGCATATTCAACTGGTCCAATTCAGCAGAAATTACAGCCTGTACATTTTATGGCAACTCCGCAAAGTATGGCGGTGGAGTCTATAATTATCACTCTACACTGGCACTCTCAAATTGCAGTTTTATAGAAAATAATGTCTTTGGTTACGGAGGTGGCATATATAACAACAACGCGGCTCCGGTTGTCGTCAACTGCACGTTAAGTAAAAATATTGCGCAGTACGGCCCCGGAATATTTAATGCCACTTCGTCATGTCCTATACTGATAAATACGATATTATGGGGTGATATAGATACAAGCGAAAGGTCAAAAGAGATCTATGATAATGATCATAGTGAAGGCTACAATTCTACTCTAATCAACTGCGTCGTACCTGCTAATAGCTGTACTCCATCCACTCTTACGAACGACGCAATAACCGAAGACCCCGGGCTAGGCTCTTTGGGCGATAACGGCGGCCCCGTGCGTACCGTCCCTATATCCTCTGAGGGCTCCGCCTATAATTCCGGGCTTGCGCCCGGCGTATATGACGGTTATGAGGTCCCCTCGGTAGACGCGCGCGGCGTGAGGCGCAGGACGTCCGATATCGGGGCCTATGCCGTTGGCGAATATATTCTGGAAAAGACCGTTGCCTCACTCGACGTAGCGGCGGGCGAGACCTTCAACGTTTCGCAGGATACGATTCTGACCGTGAGCGGCGGCATGTCTGTGGCCGAGGGCGGAAAGATCGTGATAAGCGGAGTAAAGCCGAGGCTGGTAGTAAATGGTGCGGCTACCGGCGTCTTTACGCTTGAATTGCCGACGGAGCGGGAGATAAACGAGGTTTTGTCTGTCGGCGATGGCAGCCGCGTGACGATAACGGCTGGTTCTATGGAATACGAATACGCCGATGATATAAAGCGGCTGGTGCCTGTGCCTAAGGTTGTCACGGCCGCGCCGGAGGCTCTCAGCTTGACCGTGGGAGAAGCCTCTGCTGTAAGCATCGACGTGTCCCCCGCGGAATCATATGGAACTCCCTCTTACAGTGTTGACGATATATCGATAGCGTCTATTTCAAACAACATCGTGGCGGCCCTCCATCCCGGCACGGCGAAGGTCAAGGCTGAGTGGAGATATAAGACGAACGGTGAGGAAAAGTCCCTCCCCACCGCCGGTATTGCCGTTACGGTCCGCGCGGCGCAGGGAAGGGCTGAAGTTACGGAAGCGGCGCGCACGGACGGGAACGGCTCCGGCGTTATAACTATTGGTGCCAATACAACGGAAGACTTTGCCATCTATGACGCTTTAAGGGCTCTCTATGATGAGGCCCGGCTTCCGGAGGGCATCACTGTCGGCGCTAAACCGATAACGGCTTTAAGCAGAGACATCGAGCTGAGTTCTCGTGATATCTTCTCGGACGAGGCGATAGAAAGAGCGATTGGCGAATACTGGAATCTTGGTGCGGCCTCGGCGGAAAAGGTTTGCCTTGTCTCTGTGGAAAACACTGTCGGCATGGAGGGCAAGAGCGTATTCGCGAAAATATGGCGCCTCCTCGCCTCATTCTTCGGCCATGGCACGGGGGAATATGACGGCAGCGAATATCTGCCGGTACAGGCTAACTTCACAATAGCCCCGTCCGACATAGCGTCGCTGCCCACGTCAGTAAAAGAGGGGCTTACCGCGGACAACCTACTGGAAAGAATAGACCTCTTTGTCCTTGTCAGGTCTGGCGATACGGCGGAACCGGCCGCGCGGAGCCTTAACGACGTAATCGGCGGCGGTCCCGAAAAATATATAAGCGTATCGGGCGGCGTGGAGAGCGGTTTTGAGATAAAGACACGCGTGGTGGTCTTCGACCAGTACGGCGGTGTAAAAGATGGAGCGGGCGCCAAGTGGGTGCAGGCGCTGGGCATAACAAGCGGCGATGAGACGAGAGAAGACAACTATTTCATCGTGCAGGATGGCAGAGCAGACAGGGAATACACGCTCTGTATGGCCTTCGCGATTCGTGAGGCAAACAGCGCGCGCCTAAAATTAACCATAGACGGCGACCTCGCGGAGTCGTCGCGCGGCTGGATGCTGGCGGCCTCCGGCGGTACTGAAACGGCCTATGTCGGAGACGCGGAAGTAAGCCTCTCGGAGGATATCTACACGATAACCCTGCCCGAACATCCTGGTTACTACCTTGCCGTTTCAGCGGACGGAGCGGCCGCGTTAAGCCCGCTCTCCAAAGACCTGAAATGGGGAAAGGCATGGGAGATATCCGCCGCATACAGCATCAAACCAATATTGAATGCTGAAATCACGGTTAAATCCGGCACAACGGATCTTGAGATAACCGGCCCTTCGAGCGTTCCGTTCTGCGAACTTTCGGCGGCGCCGACTCCCTCCGACGCGGCGGTAAAAACGGTAAAATGGAGCACTTCGGACAGTTCAATCGTAGAACTGGATCAGAACGGTAAAGTTACCGCCGTATCAGGCGGTGCGCAGGGCAGGAGCGAAGCGGTGGTTACCGCCGAGATAACGGGCATTGACGGCAGCGTTGTAAGCGCTTCAAAGTCGGTCACGGTGACGGCGGCCTATGTGATAGGCGATGGAGAGAGCTATACCGTAGACGAGGATACTGCCCTCTACTCGCTTGCGCTCAAAGGCACTGGGAAAATCAATATAGCAGACGGCGCAAGGCTGACGGTCAAATCCGGCTTCACCGCCGAAAGCTCTTCGTCCCTTATTTTAAACGGCGGCGGAGCCCTTTATATAGGGGGTTCCGCGTCAGGAGCGCCGCGATTGACCGCCAACGACGTCAGCGCGGTCAACATAACGGTCGGAGGCGCGAACAGCCTCAGCTTCGATGAGGCTATTATCAACGGTAAGACGAACGTGATAATAAGGCCGGACGGCAAAGGTGGTTACGAGCTAAAGGAGAACGTACCGGTACCGGCTGGGGAGATGATCGTCACTCCGGACAGGGCTAATATCATCACGGGAGGCAGTCAGCAGCTCGTGGCGGAGATATATCCAGAGGACTCAACGGAACGCGAGGTAACGTGGACCAGCAGTAACCAGGAGATCGCGGCAGTCGACGCAAACGGCCTGGTAACGGCGGACGCGCGAAACACCGGTGAAGCGGTGATAACGGCGCGGACGGGCAATCTAACGGATACGGTGAAAATAACGGTGACGGCACGGCCTGCAGCGGCGGAAAATATCGTGCTGAGCACGGGTTCGGTCAATATTTACGCCGGACAGGAGGCAACGGTGACGGCCGCGGTAGTTCCAACGACTGTAGCCGATAAAGAGGTCTCATGGACGGTTGCCGACGGTTCCGGCACGGTAAGTAAAGTGAGCAGCAGCGGAGGCATGATTACGATACGCGGTGAACGAGTCGGAACGGCGGTGATCGAGGCGTCTAAAGACGGAATATCAGCGCAGTGTCAGATCCATGTATCCGCCACGCCACCGTCGGTCGTTCCCGTAAGCGGCATTACTCTATCTAATCAAAAACTGTCTGTCGGCATATCCACGACGGTGACGCTCAGTGTGCAGACCGTCCCCGCCGATGCTACCGGAAATCTGGAATGGAGCCTTGAAGACAGTGCTGCCGGTGTATTGGTAACAAAGCCGGATGGAAGCGTCTCCTTCACAGCCGGTACAGAGGCGAAATCTACGGATATTACCGCCATATTTACCGCGCCGGACGGAAAGACCGTGAAAACGGCCTGTAATATAAATATTGAGGATCACAGCAAGCCGGCAAAGGCGATCTTTAAAGAAAACGACAGACCTGCGGAAAATGTTCTCGCGGTCAACACGGCCAGAAGCACCACCGCCTCGGAGGATATTACGTCGGAGACCGTGAAGGGGCAGCTAGTGACTGATGACAAAGGTATGAGCAAGCTCTCGGAGCCGGCGCTGGCCGCTGCGCTCGCAGCGGAGAAGGAGACAGTGGCAGTGGAAAATATAGCACCTCTTCCGATAGTGACGGCAAGAGCCCCGTCAGCACCAGGAGCGGAATTGCCCGCAGTGATCCTCGCAATCGATATATCGGGTGGAAATATGCCTTATGGCTCGAAAAAGGTGGACGACCTGTGCTATGTGAAGATGAATAAAGAGGGCTGTTATGAAATATTAGGCCGTGTCGACAGCACGTCCGAATTGAAGGACGGGAAATGGCTAATAAAGGAACTTAACGAAGAGGGAGACATACTTGCCGGTGATGCGGAGCTTGATCGTGGAAAAAGCTACCAAGTTGAGATCGCCGTCCTTGACAACGGACTCTATGACCACAACGATGAAATCGGTAAAATAACCGACCCTGGCGCACTGGTGACGCAGACGGCCGCCCCCGCGCCGCCCGCGACCAAGAACGGCTCAGGCGGATGCAGCGCCGGATTTACCTGGCTTCTGGTTTTTGCGGCGCTGCCGGTGCTGCTGAGAAGAAAGAAGTAA